The genomic region CAGGCAATCCATCGTAAGCTGCAGATTGTGCtgattaataattgatttggAAGTACTTGCTTacatgatttttaagttattagACTAAGAGATCATTAATGGAGTAGTGGCTTAGTGGGTGACATGCATGTTGTTAAAATATTGCAGGGATTAACCATATCTGATATCTGGTCCGACAATGTCTAAAGGCGTTCTCCTCAAGGGGAAGACTCGGCTTGGGGCCCTCTAGCTAGGCTAGCTCCATATGGAAGAATTAGGCATTTGATTTTCGTCCTCATGTTCCCAGCTTCGATCGTTCTGAACTAGGAAATTATGTTCTCGATTAATCATCTGCGTTTTGTTTATGATGAAGCTGATTACCAGCTGGTGAAGCCTTTACTCTCACCTTTTGCCAAATGCAGTGGAGGGGATATGGTTTTCCTAACCAGCTTTGCTTGCCCTTGTCTTAAGCAGCAAGAAAGGGCTAGGCTTAAGCTGGATTTACTTTGATgtatatatagtaaattaaatGCAGACTGCAAACATGAACAACAAAGCATAATCAAAGGGATTTCTTTTGTTAGAACACAGGTCTGAAGAACAAAGCATATTAGTATATTCTTTCATGTTTATGTTACCTGACATAAACAAACATGTTTCCCAAGATGTGCAAAGCTGTTATTTCTCGCGTTaaaaccaaagaaatttagccagTTGAAAAGGTCAACAATCCCCCATTTGTCTCGGTTTGTTTTGATGAACAAAATTTAGTTTACAGAGCCAGCCTTTGAGTCGTGCGAAATTCACGCTCCTTTTATCAAAACCTAGAAACCTCTCGTTTCTTTCATGTAACCCTCTCTCCCTCTTTCCCTTCATAtactcttcttcttcaaatcATTTCGATCCTTTGTTCCCACACTTCCACTCTTCCATGAATTTGCTTTGAACCATCAAGGTACGCTAACTATATCTATCTATTTCCTTTCTCCAGGGGATCTTATCCTGATGATGCCTTCTTTTCGAAACTTGGGttcaatttttcctttttaaattctaattttcattttatttgctTGTCTTGAGGATTGCGGGTTGGGAATTTTGCACGCaataatatgatatttttagaCTTGGTTTCTTTGCAGCttagaaatttcatttttcttttttaaactttaaatgGATACGGACAAAAATGGAAGACACCCCAAGAACTTTGAATCTCTTAGACATTTGTAAACATATACATTGGTGAAGTTTCTTCATTGCTGTTCTTGTTGCTAGGTGTTAGAACTTGGAATATAGAACCTGGCTGCTAATCCCGAATGAAATATGCACCTTCTCTCAAACAATGGGTGATTTTGGATTGAAAGGTTATACGTGTTTTCATTAAGAAAAGGCtggaattttcatgtaattaaaggACTTTGAGAATGTGATTATACAAGATGTAATCATCTATGCAAACGGCTGAGTTTAAATTTGAGTAGCAAACTaaaggttaaatttctttccCTTCAATCAGAAACCAACTTGATTTTCtgcaatttttttcttacGAGAGGGAGAATGATGTGCATTCCTGTCAGCCCGatgctctttctttcttgggTGGCACACTCAGTCTTGGTTATGCTgcattttttatgttaatgcAGGTTTTTGTTACAATTTTCTTAGAGGAGAGTCAGAGACTTCCAACGATTTATGGCAACGACAAAAAGAGAGAGCAGTTTGGGGAAAGAGAAGAGGGGTACCTCCCCTTCGAATCCTTCCGTCGCCCATGGCCAAAGAAGATCCACTCCAGGTTCCACTGACAAACAAGTACCCAACTATCTCAAGCCTACAATAAGCTCACGCAATGATGGTGTCAAGACGGTTAAAAAAACTGGGCCTGAAGACACCTCCCAAAGGCCTAATCTGCTCAGAAGAAGATCTTTTGATAGGCCGCCATCAGCTGCTCGAGTTCAGAAGGCACTTATCTCTCCAGCTCGAGAGAAACCAACAACATCCCGATCTGCTTCTTTTTCCTCAAAGCCCACTGCTGCACCCAAGGCAACTTTGGAAAGGGTTGCCAAGAAGCCAAATGCAGGAAAACCACAGACGACGACGTTGTCTTCATCTAGGAGCATGAAGAAGACCACGAGTCCCACCACTAAGAAGGCAAGTACTTCTTCTTCGGGTTCAAAGAATCCTCCAGTTAGTAGTCATGACAAAAAAGAAGCACAGGAAGTTGAAACCAAgcatgaaaataaagaaaacgtGGATCATCAACCTGAAGAGGTTGTGAAAGATGATCAGGGTGAGATAGATGATTCCGAGTTGCCAAAAGCTGAAGAAAGTGAACATCCGGATGTTGTGGATACTTCTGAAGTTAAGAGTgttgaagaaggaaaagaaaaccctGGTGGTATTTCCGCAGCTTCGCAAGAACATAACGTGCCTCCTCCAACTGAAGAAATGGAAGACAAGTTTCAGGAAGAAAAATCTGATCATACCCAACATGAAGAAGATAAAGAGAACCGAATCAAAGAGGAAACCGATGACCTCCAGGAAAAGATTCCTCATGAGGAGGCTAAAACAGAAACTGAAGACAAGGGAGAAGAGAATAATGTAAGTGACGAGGTGGCAGCTACTAAAGAGATAATCGGAGAAGAAAATGAACTTGAGAGCAGGCAGGAGAACGATGAAGGGAGGCAGCAGGGGCTCCAATCAAGTAAAGAAGAAGTAATTGCAGAAGAGGTTGAAGAACCAAAGCCAGAGGCAGCAAACGTGGTCGCCAAAAGCCACGGGAGGAAGGAATCTGCAACACCGTACAACGATGTGATCGAGGAGACAGCCAGTAAGCTACTtgaagagaggaagaacaaggTGAGAGCACTGGTCGGGGCGTTTGAGACTGTCATAGATAAAGAATCTTCTAAATAATTCTCCCTCGAGATCGGTAGACATGAATAAAGGAATGAACCATGTCGTGAGCTTTCACACTTCGCTTGTAAACACTCTGTATAGCTTACAGATTTCTCATCACCATGATCAACATCGTGGTGGAGAAATGAGGTTGCTCATTTgagtttttttctctttacaatttctttctactgttgaaattctttcttctttctccaaACTCTTCCCCTGTTTGTCTCTACTCTCTTAAACAATTTAATGTAGCAAGCATTCGAAAGGAATCCAAACAATTTGAACATTTTTAATTGGTGTGATTAATtcacaaaggaagaacaaaagacAAATTCAAGTTTACACAACccagcaaaaaaaaaaagtttatacaacccaaattgatgcaagaaagaaaataagaaaaaaaataaaacaatcaaagctcaaccaaaaccaGAAATTCAAACAATTTTGCAGTATAAATATGGTATAAAGCCTCgcgaaaaggaaaaataatacTAAGTATAAATCTAATCTCGTTCTTGATAATTCTTCCGGGGCACTGCTTACAATAGGGTATAGCTCAACCGGCTTGTTTATAACATATCTGCAATGGTTGGAGACTAGTCTCTGTCCAAACTCCTGGTTCGGCAGTATCTTAGCTCCAAAGAAACCTGCCTTTCTAACCAAAGCTGGCGACGGAAATTGGAGATGAAAATCTCCGCCCTTCTGTCAACATCATCATCTGCAGCATAGCTCGCCACTCTTTGAAGAGCTCGAACCGTACTTCTTTCGTcggattcttgatcctcgatGCAGCCGTGCAAACCCAAGCGATCGTTAAAGCTCAAGCACTGTGGCCGCTGCCGCCTGGTGGAAGCAAGTTTGAGGAAGCAAGATAAGCGCCATTTGGTCAGGTTTAAGCTAAGTAGAGATCTTATCTTCTTCACTGCTTTCTTCAGGCGCTCTGGAACATACCAGTTTTCTCTGCCCATCTCGTTGTTTCAACTTTCGATTCAAGGGGTCACAGGAATATGATCAATTGATTGCAGGTTCAGcgtttataaatatatagacCATAGAAGCTGAGGCTTCTCGGGCAAGATTTTAGTTCTTGTCTGTCAGGATGATTAGTGTGTTAAGGTAACGCGCGAGAGAGACGACAGCTTAAATATACGTTCGAGTTTCATTTGATAACGTCATTTGAAAACGTCATCATCTAATTGGACTGTTGGTGTATGTTAGTTTGAAAGTGTTAATTGGCTCATTGACCCAATGCTTGGAGACCAAGTTTTGGCTTTATGCTTGGTGCGAAGTGAGAACTGAGACCTCGCAAATTCAAATATGGGGCGGAATTTACCTTTTCCataacttttttctttctttccataGACCCTACAGGGAATTTTGGTTGCCATAGCAGATGATTATCACACACGAAACACACTTGAGTAAAGGAGAGTAACAGCCTGGCTCCTAAGCATAAAATGTGAACTATTGGTCATGGTAAATTGGTATTGTCCCTAAAGGAAAGTAAGAGTTTACAAAATCTGTCATGTAAAACTCGACCTATGTGTGAAAATCCAGCTTTGCTACCGCAACAACTGATAATTTCTTGCCGCTTACAGGCACTGCCACAGCTCGTGTCTGTCGTGCCAATGCTTATCAGGCGCATACCTGATGAATTGTTGGTAGTCATACCAACTCACCAGAAAATATGGAGATGCTCTGCTAATCCATGAAAGTTCATTCTAAGTTTTGATTGTTGGCCAAAAACTGTGTGCAAGTGCAAATTATGCCAGCGTTTTAGTCTTTCAGCTTGTGAAATTCAGAACCTGTTGTCCCTCGCCATTGCAGTATTCTAACTGATTTTTCCGATGGGCTGAATCTCGAGCGTCAGATACAACTTT from Theobroma cacao cultivar B97-61/B2 chromosome 9, Criollo_cocoa_genome_V2, whole genome shotgun sequence harbors:
- the LOC18587626 gene encoding protein stu1 — translated: MATTKRESSLGKEKRGTSPSNPSVAHGQRRSTPGSTDKQVPNYLKPTISSRNDGVKTVKKTGPEDTSQRPNLLRRRSFDRPPSAARVQKALISPAREKPTTSRSASFSSKPTAAPKATLERVAKKPNAGKPQTTTLSSSRSMKKTTSPTTKKASTSSSGSKNPPVSSHDKKEAQEVETKHENKENVDHQPEEVVKDDQGEIDDSELPKAEESEHPDVVDTSEVKSVEEGKENPGGISAASQEHNVPPPTEEMEDKFQEEKSDHTQHEEDKENRIKEETDDLQEKIPHEEAKTETEDKGEENNVSDEVAATKEIIGEENELESRQENDEGRQQGLQSSKEEVIAEEVEEPKPEAANVVAKSHGRKESATPYNDVIEETASKLLEERKNKVRALVGAFETVIDKESSK
- the LOC108663494 gene encoding uncharacterized protein LOC108663494; this encodes MGRENWYVPERLKKAVKKIRSLLSLNLTKWRLSCFLKLASTRRQRPQCLSFNDRLGLHGCIEDQESDERSTVRALQRVASYAADDDVDRRAEIFISNFRRQLWLERQVSLELRYCRTRSLDRD